The Novosphingobium terrae genome segment CGCAGGCTGACGCTCAGCGCCTATGCAAAAAGCAATGGGCTGGGCTTTATCGCCGATCTTCCGCAGCTTGAGGCGCTGACGCTGATCCTTGGCGGGCGCGCCACCATCGATGACCTGTCCAGCCAGACGCTGGGCATGCTGCAGATTCTGCGCCTTCGCGGCTTGGCCACGCTGGGCGACCTGTCACGCTTCCCTGCCCTGACGGCGTTGCGGGTCGAGGACCAGCTCCAGCTGCTGCAGCTCGATCTGAACGGTGCGCAGCTTGAGCGCCTGTCGCTGTTCAACTGCCGCAAGCTGGCCGCCCTGCCGGGGCTGGAAAGCCAGCAACGCCTGCGGGAGTTTTCCGTGTTCGGCACGATGCTGGATCTCGATGCGCTGCGGGATCGCGACTGGCCCGCCACCGCGCGCTCCATCCGCCTGAACGGCGCCAGCAAGGCCTGGAACGAGGATGCAAGGCAGCGTCTGGCCGCCAAAGGCCTGAACGAACAGCAGGAGCTATGGCCCTGACACGCTCAGCCGCTCCGGATGGCGGCGGCGCCCTTACCTCGGCCTGACGCCGATCTCCTCCATCGACTTGCGGCCACCCATCTGCTGATAGGTTCGATAGGTTTCCGCAAGCGCGTCCTGATCCTGCGTGATCACCCTCTGCGCTGAATTCAGCACCGACCTGTCCGCGCCCCAATGGTTTGTCCCGAAGCGATGCTCCTGCCGGATCAGGCTGCGCGTATCACTCATATGGTACTGAATCTCGCGGATCTGATCCTCCAGCGCGGCAAGCTGCTGCTCGCGATCCCCATCCGGCAAAGCGCCCCGGCCGACCGAGCCGCGCCCATCATGCCGCTCGATCAGCCGCCGGTGCGCCTCGGCCTCGGCCATCGCGCAGGGATGCACCGAAATATCGCTGCGCCGGCGCACATCTTCGGCGCAGGCCCGCGACAGAAAGGTCGGCGCGCCATCGGCATCCGTGTTGTATTTGAACCAGGCCAGCGGAGGATCATCCATCAACGGCGGATCTTCTTCCTGAGCATACGCCCCGGAAGGCAAGATCAGGAAAAAGGCCGGAATAATCCATGTATAGCGTGATGCGTTGTTCATAACGCCAACTTCGCCTTTTGGCGCATCCGAGTCCAGATTTAATCCCATAGTCGCGGATCAATCCGCTCAACAAACAGCGCGGCATTAATGGGATGTTCACGCCTTACCGCCCAAAGGGCCCGCGGCGCCAAGGCTTTTCCGAATCCCCCCGACTGCGGGTTTGCCGGGCACCAATGTCGATGACATGCACCGAACCCTCGGTGCCAAACGTCCTCTGGAATTTCAGGGACGCTCCTTTCCGGCACGTTCTCGCGACCATCTCGCGCCCGTGCCACCGGAGGCTTTCTCAATCTTCACACCATCTGCACCGCAGATGGTGACCCCTACGGGAATCGAACCCGTGTTTCAGCCGTGAAAGGGCCGCGTCCTAACCGCTAGACGAAGGGGCCGAAGCCTGATGTATTGCCTTCTTCCCGAAGGAAGAATGGTGCCGGCTAGAGGGTTCGAACCCCTGGCCCCCTGATTACAAATCAGGTGCTCTACCAGCTGAGCTAAGCCGGCACGTTTCTGCTAGAGCAAGGCCCCCATGCCCTATGCCACGCCAAAGGTCCAGCCCTCGGTGAGCGCGATTTTGCCTGTCAGCGTGGATGGATGCCACAAATCCTCTCGCGCCGCCTGGCCACGCAGCCATGCCGCCGTCATCAGCGCATCGGCGGCATGGTCGGCGATGGGGGCATCGGCATCCTCCACCGCTTCGCTCTGGCACCCCAGCGCCACCAGCGCCGCCGCCAGATCGCCGCGTGTTCGCACCTTCGAGCGCCCCGCGCTGCGCCCCGCCGCCATCGCGGCCAGCGTGGTGTAGATCTCCACCACCACGCGGCCCTTCTGCGGCAGCGGGTCCATCGGCCAGACCGTCACCTCACGCGGCAGGCGATGGAACAGACGCATCCCCGACAGCGATCCCTTCCCCACCTGCCCTGCCCCCACCAGATTAAAATTGCTGGTCGGGCGGCATCCGGCCAGTGCCTGCGCATGTTCGGTCACCCGCATGCGACCGCGCCCGCCGGGCTGGCCTTCCGCACCGAACAGGTCGCCCTCGCGCAGGCCATGGCGGCGAAAATAGCGGCTCGCCTGCGGGTGGTCGACGAAGCTGGAGACGCCCAGATGCGGCTCATCCACGCAGATCGCCTCGACCAGCGCCCAGAGATCGCGCGCCGTTTCGGGGCTATCCTGCCAGCCGGGGAAGAAGGCGCCCTGGTCGGCATAAGCCAGCGACTGGCCAAGATCGAAGCCGATCAGCGTCTCTGGCGGGGTCTCCTTCAGCAGCCAGTCCAGCACCTCGATGCGCGACCAGACATGGCCGGGGCGGACCAGCGTGGGCATCGGGTCTGCCGCGCCGATGATCGCCACGGCAATGCCCTTGTGCCGCTCTCCGCTGGCGCCGGACCAGTCGACGGCGGCATAATGGGTGAAGCTTGGGTGAGGCATTGCAGGGGTTCTAGAAGAAGAAAGCGGAAATGCGAGGGTGTTACACCCTCGCGCTCCCATTTTTGGGGAAGCGCCCGGCAGGGTGGGTTTAGCACTGGCCGAGGTGGTTCAGCACGAAGTCGGCTCTTTCCTTGACCGGGATCTTGGGCAGGACGATCGGGGCATAACCCAGTTCGCCGTAAGCGATCAGCAGGCGGTCATATTCAGCAATGGCCTCCGCCATATCATGGCGGCGCTCGTGATCCCCGGCGTAGATTTCGGGCCAGGGCGGCGTCAGAAAGACGCTGTGATGATAGCGGGGGAAAGGCGCCAGCGTGATCCGCACCGCCTGGCCGGTGGCGTGCTGCAAGGCCACCGCCGCATCCACAAGGCCGCGATCGAAGAAGGTCCACGGGCCCTTGGGCGCAAGATCGCGATCCCGCGCCGCCAGATCCAGCGCACGCCGAGCAAAGCCCGCCAGATCCACCCATGGCAGCGCGCCACCATCGCCGAGCAATTCTTCCGCGACGATCCGCCGTCCGGGCTCCGCAACCGCCCCGAACCCTCGCCCGGCCAGTTCCGCCAGCAGGGTGGATTTACCCCCGCCCGAACAGCCCGAGAGGATCACATGGCGGGAGGGACTCATCGTGCCGGTCATCATCGTCACTTTCGCAAAGGCGCATCGCGCCGGGGAATGGCAGCCTTCCTGCAACCTGACGTTTGTCGAAGCTGCTTGTTCATTCGTCGGCGCCTCCTGCCTTTGATGGAGGCCTGTGGGGCCCTGATCGAGGATCGGGCGCATCCCGCGCGGCTTGCGCCTAGGACCGGATCAGCGGCGGCTTTGCCCTGGCCTCCGCAAAGAGGCGCGGGGGCCTTCACCCCGCCCCCGCCGGAGGAGCACCGATCATGTCCACTGCCACGCTTCGCACGCTTGCATCGCTCGCCCTGTCCTGCACCGTGGCGGCCGCCCCCGCCATGGCCGCATCGGAAGCACCGCAACGCTTCGTCCATTATGCCGATCTCGATCTGACCACCCGCGCCGGTCAGGATGCGCTGCATCACCGCGTGCTGCGCGCCGCCGCCGAGGTCTGCGAACGCCCTGCCCCCGGCGATTTCGGACCGATGCGCGAGATCTACGCCCAATGCCGCGACACCGCCCTGACCGGCGCGATGACTCAGGTCCATATGGCCTTTGCCAATGCGCGCGGCGGCAAGGCGCTGGCCAGCAATGAGGTGAAGGTCACGCCCCCTGCCCGGTAAAGCCGGCACCTTCACCTGCCCCGCAGCCTCCGGGACCTGATCCCGGGGGCTGCGCCTTTTTCAGCCGCGCCCCACCAGAGCGCGCGCATTGGCCAGATAGCTGCGGCCGATCCGCAGCTGCGCGCCATCGCTCAAAACGGCATGCCAGGTGCCGAGGCCATCATGGCACAGCTTGGCGATCATGTCCCGCCGCACGATGGTCGAGCGGTGCAGGCGCAGGAAGCGTGCAGGATCGAGCCGCTGCTCCAGCACGCTGATCGTCTGATGCAGCAGAAAGCTGCGCGGGCCGACATGCAGGCGCATATAGTCGCGCTCGGCCTCGATGCGGTCGATGTCCTGCGCGGCGATGCGGATCACCTCGGAGCGGTGCGGCACCCAGAATTCCTCGACCCATTCCGGCGTTTCGGCTGGCGCGGGGCGTTCCACGCGCAGGGTTTCGGCGATGCGGGCGATGGTTCTGGCCAGCTGTTCGGGCGTAACGGGTTTGAGCAGATAGCCCACCGCCGCCACATCGAAAGCGGCGACAGCAAACTGGTCGAAAGCGGTGCAGAAGATGATCGCCGGGCGGGCCACCTTGCCTTCCAGCGCCCGGGCCACATCCAGCCCGTCCAG includes the following:
- a CDS encoding AAA family ATPase, whose protein sequence is MSPSRHVILSGCSGGGKSTLLAELAGRGFGAVAEPGRRIVAEELLGDGGALPWVDLAGFARRALDLAARDRDLAPKGPWTFFDRGLVDAAVALQHATGQAVRITLAPFPRYHHSVFLTPPWPEIYAGDHERRHDMAEAIAEYDRLLIAYGELGYAPIVLPKIPVKERADFVLNHLGQC
- a CDS encoding LytR/AlgR family response regulator transcription factor; translation: MAAERALRTLIVDDEPLAIERLQILCAAIPAVQLVGTASDGEAALRMIEALSPEIVLLDISMPGLDGLDVARALEGKVARPAIIFCTAFDQFAVAAFDVAAVGYLLKPVTPEQLARTIARIAETLRVERPAPAETPEWVEEFWVPHRSEVIRIAAQDIDRIEAERDYMRLHVGPRSFLLHQTISVLEQRLDPARFLRLHRSTIVRRDMIAKLCHDGLGTWHAVLSDGAQLRIGRSYLANARALVGRG
- a CDS encoding UrcA family protein, with the protein product MSTATLRTLASLALSCTVAAAPAMAASEAPQRFVHYADLDLTTRAGQDALHHRVLRAAAEVCERPAPGDFGPMREIYAQCRDTALTGAMTQVHMAFANARGGKALASNEVKVTPPAR